A single Desulfovibrio piger DNA region contains:
- a CDS encoding M48 family metallopeptidase has protein sequence MLHRFGKFRRPVALVMLSVFLVAQLLLPLTARAFFFGGVSLKDEKEMGHKFDVAIRSSLPMVDDPEVSNYVDGLVRRLVKAIPPQPFTFTSGVILHNAMNAFAIPGGHVYVFTGLIMNFEDESQLAGVLSHELAHVTQRHVASRLERAQYLSVGSLLLAIAGVAVGGPAGGAVAVGALGAGQSAMLNYSRLDENEADQIGLQYLTRAGYPPSGLVGGFKIMRQKSWMTGASVPAYLSTHPDIGDRINGIQARLSSFPASIRNRSFDNRRFKRVQTILWGRYGDVQAALQRFSGKDALSCMGRGMVLSRQNNIREATAAFDQALRLAPKDPLVLREAGTFHYRKGDMARAEGLLRQAMQLDKNDFMARFFYARMLDETGRARQAQPYYTEVLRVVPEAADVHEAYARSLGSTGRTGLAYIHMAYSAIYSNNRKLAERYFKQAKAKTEKSADSAAFRKLDAVYKERKEIWEDR, from the coding sequence ATGCTGCATCGTTTCGGGAAGTTCCGTCGCCCTGTGGCGCTGGTGATGCTGAGTGTCTTCCTGGTCGCCCAGCTGCTTCTGCCGCTGACGGCCCGGGCGTTCTTCTTTGGAGGGGTCTCCCTCAAGGACGAGAAGGAGATGGGGCACAAGTTCGATGTGGCCATCCGCTCCAGCCTGCCCATGGTCGACGACCCTGAGGTCAGCAACTATGTGGATGGCCTTGTCCGCCGTCTGGTCAAGGCAATCCCGCCCCAACCTTTCACCTTCACGTCCGGCGTCATCCTGCACAATGCCATGAACGCCTTTGCCATCCCCGGCGGCCATGTCTATGTCTTCACCGGGCTGATCATGAACTTCGAGGATGAGAGCCAGCTGGCCGGCGTCCTTTCGCATGAACTGGCCCATGTGACCCAGCGCCATGTGGCCTCGCGCCTGGAACGGGCCCAGTATCTGTCGGTGGGCAGTTTGCTGCTGGCCATCGCCGGTGTGGCCGTGGGCGGGCCCGCCGGCGGTGCCGTGGCCGTGGGGGCCCTGGGCGCAGGACAGTCCGCCATGCTCAACTACAGCCGTCTGGATGAAAACGAAGCCGACCAGATCGGCCTGCAATATCTGACCAGGGCGGGTTATCCTCCTTCGGGTCTTGTGGGCGGTTTCAAGATCATGCGCCAGAAAAGCTGGATGACAGGCGCCAGTGTGCCCGCCTACCTGTCCACCCACCCGGATATCGGTGACCGCATCAACGGCATCCAGGCCCGCCTGAGCTCCTTCCCCGCAAGCATCCGCAACCGCTCGTTCGACAATCGTCGCTTCAAGAGGGTCCAGACCATCCTCTGGGGCCGTTATGGTGATGTCCAGGCGGCCTTGCAGCGCTTTTCCGGGAAGGATGCCCTTTCCTGCATGGGGCGGGGCATGGTCCTTTCGCGGCAGAACAACATCCGCGAGGCCACCGCCGCCTTTGACCAGGCCCTGCGGCTGGCTCCCAAAGACCCGCTGGTGCTGCGTGAAGCCGGGACCTTCCATTACCGCAAAGGCGATATGGCCAGGGCGGAAGGTCTGCTGCGTCAGGCCATGCAGCTGGACAAAAACGATTTCATGGCCAGATTCTTTTATGCGCGCATGCTGGATGAGACCGGCCGTGCCCGGCAGGCCCAGCCGTACTATACGGAAGTCCTGCGGGTCGTGCCGGAAGCCGCCGATGTCCACGAAGCCTACGCCCGCTCGCTGGGCTCCACAGGCAGGACAGGGCTGGCCTATATCCACATGGCCTACAGCGCCATCTATTCCAACAACCGCAAGCTGGCAGAGCGCTACTTCAAGCAGGCCAAGGCAAAGACGGAAAAATCCGCCGACAGCGCGGCGTTCCGCAAGCTGGATGCGGTGTACAAAGAACGCAAGGAAATCTGGGAAGACCGATGA
- the hpt gene encoding hypoxanthine phosphoribosyltransferase has product MNTIKERRIVFTAGQIAERVRAMAAEIDACYGDDPVVAVCVLKGAVFFFTDLVRAMRSENLELDFVRLSSYGRGTSSSRHVVFSKDVDCDIAGKHVLIVEDVVDSGLSMQFLMRQFEARGARSLRLAALVDKNERREADVRVDFAGFKLEEGFIIGYGLDYAEKYRALPDVEELVFEPAAD; this is encoded by the coding sequence ATGAACACCATCAAGGAGCGCAGGATCGTCTTTACTGCCGGCCAGATCGCCGAACGCGTGCGTGCCATGGCCGCCGAGATCGATGCCTGTTACGGCGATGACCCCGTGGTGGCCGTCTGCGTCCTCAAGGGGGCGGTGTTCTTTTTCACCGATCTTGTCCGGGCCATGCGCTCGGAGAACCTCGAACTGGATTTCGTCCGTCTGTCCAGCTACGGCAGGGGGACATCCAGTTCCCGCCATGTGGTGTTCAGCAAGGACGTGGATTGCGACATCGCCGGCAAGCATGTGCTGATCGTCGAGGATGTGGTGGACAGCGGACTGTCCATGCAGTTCCTGATGCGCCAGTTCGAGGCCCGCGGGGCCCGCAGTCTGCGCCTGGCCGCCCTGGTGGACAAGAACGAACGCCGCGAAGCGGATGTGCGCGTCGATTTTGCGGGCTTCAAGCTCGAGGAAGGCTTCATCATCGGCTACGGCCTTGACTATGCTGAAAAATATCGGGCCCTCCCCGATGTGGAAGAGCTGGTCTTCGAGCCTGCCGCCGATTAG
- a CDS encoding tetratricopeptide repeat protein, with product MRNKTIFLLCSALLSGSLSLSLLGCGGCASTQPRSGAASPSFQGIEILPEEKELSPAAKDTYAYLLYMQALADEDEELLLQAARQMTGGTLPPKAWLEGALWLDSRHSENVLSLLALGLQVWPDDLPLNLFNAEALAAHGKAEQGLEQIQAFVTRHPDSLDARMELILLLVKAKRFDEAEKHIGSIAAGERTPMVDYYHARALIGMQRRAEAIPLLQKAIQAMPDFVEALVELAYAYEQQKQWNEARSVYEKLLKLQVSEQDVCLRLVHLSLRLNQPEKALKYFRKGPDSAAFKLTAVSMFLESRHYLQAERLLKEMLDEPGVPPDVFLMLAGIARDQRRDTELALSWLARIPATSPAAVRAEGLKAQILADAGKEKEALASVRSLQQRHARNETLLLLEIRLLARMHAMDEALDKARQAVTLVPDSPELAFTLGSLLDSLGKHDGAMKVMQGIIASHPEHYQALNYVGYSLAVQGKDLEHALELLQQADRLAPDQFFIVDSLAWALFRLGRTEEALQAIRRAVALTPSPEAEILEHYGDIAAAAGQKEEARKAYEQALKLKPANADSLRLRLGDL from the coding sequence ATGAGAAACAAGACCATCTTCCTGCTCTGCTCTGCCCTGCTGAGCGGTTCGCTTTCCCTGTCCCTGCTGGGCTGTGGCGGCTGTGCCTCCACCCAGCCCCGGAGCGGGGCCGCCTCTCCCTCCTTCCAGGGCATCGAGATCCTGCCCGAGGAAAAAGAGCTTTCGCCGGCCGCCAAGGATACCTACGCCTATCTCCTTTATATGCAGGCCCTTGCCGACGAGGATGAAGAACTGCTCCTGCAGGCGGCCCGGCAGATGACCGGCGGGACCCTTCCGCCCAAGGCCTGGCTGGAAGGTGCCCTGTGGCTGGACAGCCGCCATTCGGAGAACGTCCTTTCCCTGCTGGCACTGGGCTTGCAGGTCTGGCCCGACGATCTGCCCCTCAATCTGTTCAATGCCGAGGCACTGGCGGCCCACGGCAAGGCCGAACAGGGGCTGGAACAGATACAGGCCTTCGTGACGCGGCATCCCGACTCCCTGGATGCCCGCATGGAGCTGATCCTGCTGCTGGTCAAGGCCAAGAGATTCGATGAGGCGGAAAAACATATCGGCAGTATCGCTGCCGGCGAGCGCACGCCCATGGTGGACTATTACCATGCCCGGGCCCTGATCGGGATGCAGCGCCGTGCGGAAGCCATACCGCTGCTCCAGAAGGCCATCCAGGCCATGCCGGATTTCGTCGAGGCCCTGGTGGAGCTGGCCTATGCCTACGAACAGCAGAAGCAGTGGAACGAGGCCCGCTCCGTCTATGAGAAGCTGCTCAAGCTCCAGGTCTCGGAACAGGATGTCTGTCTGCGTCTCGTCCACCTTTCACTGCGTCTCAACCAGCCGGAAAAGGCCTTGAAATATTTCCGCAAGGGCCCGGACTCCGCGGCCTTCAAGCTCACAGCCGTCAGCATGTTCCTGGAAAGCCGTCATTACCTGCAGGCAGAGCGGCTGCTCAAGGAGATGCTGGACGAGCCCGGTGTGCCCCCCGATGTTTTCCTGATGCTGGCCGGCATCGCCCGTGACCAGCGCCGCGACACGGAGCTGGCCCTGAGCTGGCTGGCCAGGATCCCCGCCACCAGCCCCGCAGCCGTACGGGCGGAGGGCCTGAAAGCCCAGATCCTCGCCGATGCAGGCAAGGAGAAGGAGGCCCTGGCCTCCGTGCGCAGCCTCCAGCAGCGCCATGCCCGCAACGAGACCCTGCTGTTGCTGGAGATCCGCCTGCTGGCCCGCATGCACGCCATGGACGAAGCACTGGACAAGGCCCGCCAGGCCGTGACGCTTGTACCGGACAGCCCGGAGCTGGCCTTTACCCTCGGCAGCCTCCTGGACAGCCTCGGCAAACATGATGGAGCCATGAAGGTCATGCAGGGCATCATCGCCAGCCATCCCGAACACTATCAGGCCCTGAACTATGTGGGGTACAGTCTGGCCGTGCAGGGAAAGGACCTGGAGCACGCTCTGGAGCTGCTGCAGCAGGCCGACCGTCTGGCTCCTGACCAGTTCTTCATCGTGGATTCCCTGGCCTGGGCCTTGTTCCGCCTGGGCCGTACGGAAGAGGCACTGCAGGCCATCCGGCGCGCTGTGGCCCTCACCCCCTCGCCTGAAGCCGAGATCCTGGAACACTACGGCGATATCGCCGCCGCCGCGGGTCAGAAAGAAGAAGCCCGCAAGGCCTACGAACAGGCCCTGAAACTCAAACCCGCCAATGCGGATTCCCTGCGCCTGCGTCTGGGGGACCTATGA
- a CDS encoding N-acetyltransferase — MNDTYTVRRATMDDVKDIHALLMDSARKGLLLPRALIFLYGHVRNFLVIDDPRGGLAACCALAPVWEDLAEVCSLAVREDLRKQGLGRKIVTACVDDCRSLHLKKVFSLTYQAAFFERIGFHEVDKGVLPQKIWADCVHCAKYPDCDETAMFLELA; from the coding sequence ATGAACGATACCTACACGGTGCGCCGTGCGACCATGGACGATGTGAAGGATATCCACGCCCTGCTGATGGACAGTGCACGCAAGGGCCTGCTGCTGCCCCGCGCGCTGATCTTCCTGTACGGTCATGTCCGCAATTTTCTGGTCATCGACGATCCCCGGGGCGGCCTGGCCGCCTGTTGCGCCCTGGCGCCTGTCTGGGAGGACCTGGCCGAGGTCTGTTCGCTGGCGGTGCGCGAAGACCTGCGCAAGCAGGGCCTGGGCCGCAAGATCGTGACGGCCTGTGTCGACGACTGTCGCAGCCTGCATCTCAAAAAGGTCTTTTCCCTGACCTATCAGGCGGCTTTTTTCGAGCGCATCGGCTTCCATGAGGTGGACAAGGGCGTCCTGCCCCAGAAGATCTGGGCGGACTGCGTGCATTGCGCCAAGTATCCCGACTGCGACGAAACCGCCATGTTCCTGGAGCTTGCATAG
- the rpiB gene encoding ribose 5-phosphate isomerase B yields the protein MKSIHMACDHAGIELKETLRAHLEKMGYTVTDHGTHSKESCDYPVFAHALCHAVEAEGVPGILICGTGIGMSIAANRHKGIRAALCTTELHARFTRLHNNANVLCLGARVTGVELALAIVDTFLSTGFEGGRHQRRIDLLNA from the coding sequence ATGAAATCCATCCACATGGCCTGTGACCACGCCGGTATCGAACTCAAGGAAACCCTGCGCGCCCATCTGGAAAAGATGGGCTATACGGTCACCGATCACGGCACCCACAGCAAGGAAAGCTGCGATTACCCCGTCTTCGCCCACGCCCTGTGCCATGCTGTCGAAGCTGAAGGTGTGCCCGGCATCCTGATCTGCGGTACGGGGATCGGCATGTCCATAGCGGCCAACCGCCACAAGGGCATCCGGGCGGCGCTGTGCACCACGGAACTGCATGCCCGCTTCACCCGCCTGCACAACAATGCCAACGTGCTGTGCCTGGGGGCCCGGGTCACGGGCGTGGAGCTGGCGCTTGCCATCGTCGACACCTTCCTGTCCACCGGGTTCGAGGGTGGCCGCCATCAGCGCCGCATCGACCTCCTCAATGCCTAG
- a CDS encoding homocysteine S-methyltransferase family protein: MKFVQRLAERRPLLLDGAMGTMLQASGLPAGVSPEEFCMERPDILQAIHKAYLDAGVDIITSCTFGGNPCKLPASLDVFAFNKRMVETARAAAAQAGRPVFVAGNVGPSGHFARPLGDMEPEDLIRAFAEQIRGLVAGGADLIFIETQFDLAEARAAVAAARQVCDLPVMVSMTFEQGVSLTGSSPTIFAETMQNMGVAALGTNCSLGPDQMLPVVEELLSACSCPVVAEPNAGLPELRGSETVFPLGPEAFAQKTAAFAARGARVLGGCCGTTPRHLAALRQALESVSCEERPLVSPAGICLTSRSQLLRLGEGQPFSVIGERINPTGKKELTSQLQAGQFDEAFRLADEQLQAGARILDVNVGASLVDETVLLPDLVQRLVSRVDVPLSLDSSSAQAIARALPYCPGSFLVNSISGEAGRMELLGPVCRDFGAPFILLPLQGTKLPVRASERIAIVEKLLEQADALGIPRRLVMVDILALSVSSKPEGALQCLEMVRWCRSQGLATTLGLSNVSFGLPARDLLNATFMAMCAGAGLSSCIANPSAPRLHEACDAVAVLQGSDSNAGSFIASYADWKASGGVVRAGKGPGAAAETLGDAVLFGDLENVLPLLEKELAAGAEPFALVQDVLIPAITEVGARYERREYFLPQLIRAAETMQKAFAHLRPLLEKSRGPEERPVIVMATVEGDIHDIGKNIVCLLLGNHGFEVIDAGKDVPAEQIVACALEHKARIIGLSALMTTTMVRMEDTIRLVRERELPIKVLVGGAAVTQAFADAIGADAYCEDAVSAVRAAKQFVTG, from the coding sequence ATGAAATTTGTTCAGCGCCTTGCGGAAAGGCGCCCGTTGTTGCTTGATGGCGCCATGGGGACCATGTTGCAGGCTTCCGGCCTGCCGGCCGGGGTCAGCCCGGAAGAGTTCTGCATGGAGCGGCCGGATATCCTTCAGGCTATCCACAAGGCCTACCTTGATGCGGGAGTGGACATCATCACGTCATGCACGTTCGGCGGCAATCCCTGCAAGCTCCCGGCCTCCCTGGATGTTTTTGCCTTCAACAAGCGAATGGTGGAGACAGCGCGCGCCGCGGCCGCCCAGGCCGGACGCCCCGTGTTCGTGGCCGGCAACGTGGGCCCGAGCGGTCACTTTGCCCGCCCCCTGGGCGATATGGAGCCTGAAGATCTCATCAGGGCCTTCGCGGAGCAGATACGCGGCCTCGTGGCCGGTGGCGCGGACCTCATCTTCATCGAGACCCAGTTCGACCTGGCCGAAGCCAGGGCTGCCGTGGCGGCCGCGCGCCAGGTCTGCGACCTGCCCGTCATGGTCTCCATGACCTTCGAACAGGGCGTCAGCCTGACGGGCTCTTCCCCCACCATCTTTGCCGAGACCATGCAGAACATGGGCGTGGCGGCCCTGGGCACCAATTGCAGTCTGGGGCCGGACCAGATGCTGCCCGTGGTGGAAGAGCTGCTGTCGGCCTGTTCCTGCCCTGTCGTCGCGGAACCCAATGCCGGTCTGCCGGAGCTGCGCGGCTCGGAGACCGTCTTCCCGCTGGGACCGGAAGCCTTTGCCCAAAAAACGGCAGCGTTCGCGGCCCGTGGGGCCCGGGTGCTGGGCGGCTGCTGCGGCACCACGCCCCGGCATCTGGCGGCCCTGCGCCAGGCCCTGGAAAGCGTGTCCTGCGAAGAACGTCCGCTGGTCAGCCCTGCGGGCATCTGCCTGACCAGCCGTTCGCAGCTCCTGCGTCTGGGAGAAGGGCAGCCGTTCAGCGTCATCGGCGAGCGCATCAATCCCACGGGCAAGAAGGAGCTGACCAGCCAGCTGCAGGCCGGACAGTTCGACGAGGCCTTCCGCCTGGCCGATGAGCAGCTGCAGGCCGGGGCCCGCATCCTTGATGTGAACGTGGGCGCCTCGCTGGTGGACGAGACCGTGCTCCTGCCCGACCTGGTGCAGCGTCTGGTCTCCCGGGTGGACGTGCCCCTGTCGCTGGATTCTTCCAGCGCCCAGGCCATCGCCCGTGCCTTGCCCTACTGTCCGGGCTCCTTCCTTGTCAATTCCATCAGCGGCGAAGCCGGGCGCATGGAGCTGCTGGGGCCGGTCTGCCGCGATTTCGGCGCGCCCTTCATCCTGCTCCCCCTGCAGGGGACGAAACTGCCCGTCCGGGCCTCCGAGCGCATCGCCATCGTGGAAAAGCTGCTGGAACAGGCCGATGCCCTGGGCATCCCCCGCCGTCTGGTGATGGTGGACATCCTGGCCCTTTCCGTGTCCTCCAAGCCCGAGGGCGCCCTGCAATGCCTTGAGATGGTCCGCTGGTGCCGCAGCCAGGGGCTGGCGACCACGCTGGGGCTTTCCAATGTTTCGTTCGGCCTGCCGGCCCGCGACCTGCTCAATGCCACCTTCATGGCCATGTGCGCGGGCGCCGGGCTCTCGTCCTGCATCGCCAATCCTTCCGCGCCACGCCTGCATGAGGCCTGTGATGCCGTGGCCGTGCTGCAGGGGAGCGACAGCAACGCCGGTTCGTTCATCGCCTCCTATGCCGACTGGAAAGCCAGCGGCGGTGTGGTCAGGGCAGGGAAGGGGCCGGGCGCCGCTGCCGAGACGTTGGGGGATGCCGTCCTTTTCGGGGACCTGGAGAACGTGCTGCCCCTGCTGGAAAAAGAGCTGGCCGCCGGTGCCGAGCCTTTCGCCCTGGTGCAGGACGTCCTGATCCCGGCCATCACCGAAGTGGGCGCGCGCTATGAGCGCCGGGAGTACTTCCTGCCCCAGCTCATCCGTGCGGCGGAGACGATGCAAAAGGCCTTTGCCCACCTCAGGCCCCTGCTGGAGAAGAGCCGTGGCCCCGAGGAACGGCCCGTGATCGTCATGGCCACCGTGGAAGGGGACATCCACGATATCGGCAAGAACATCGTCTGCCTGCTGCTGGGAAACCACGGCTTCGAGGTCATCGACGCCGGCAAGGATGTCCCTGCGGAGCAGATTGTCGCTTGCGCTTTGGAACATAAGGCGCGTATCATCGGCCTGTCGGCCCTGATGACCACGACCATGGTGCGGATGGAAGACACCATCCGCCTGGTGCGGGAGCGTGAGCTTCCTATCAAGGTGCTGGTGGGCGGCGCTGCCGTGACCCAGGCCTTTGCTGATGCCATTGGTGCGGACGCCTATTGTGAAGATGCGGTCAGCGCAGTGCGGGCCGCCAAACAGTTTGTCACAGGATAA
- the hslV gene encoding ATP-dependent protease subunit HslV: METHATTILAVKKDGQVAMAGDGQVTLGQSMIMKHTARKVRRLYDGKIVAGFAGATADAFTLFELFEAKLKEFRGNLQRSAVELTKEWRKDKYLRRLEAMLLVSDGEHILLLSGNGDVFEPDDDVAAIGSGGPYALSAARALLRHSSLPARELALESMKIASEICVYTNDHFVVETL; encoded by the coding sequence ATGGAAACGCACGCGACGACGATCCTGGCAGTCAAGAAGGACGGGCAGGTAGCCATGGCCGGGGACGGCCAGGTCACCCTGGGCCAGTCCATGATCATGAAGCATACCGCCCGCAAGGTGCGCCGCCTGTATGACGGCAAGATTGTGGCCGGTTTTGCCGGCGCCACGGCCGACGCCTTCACCCTGTTCGAGCTGTTCGAAGCCAAGCTCAAGGAATTTCGCGGCAACCTGCAGCGTTCCGCGGTGGAGCTCACCAAGGAATGGCGCAAGGACAAGTACCTGCGCCGTCTGGAGGCCATGCTCCTGGTCTCTGACGGTGAGCACATCCTGCTGCTCTCCGGCAACGGGGACGTGTTCGAGCCCGATGATGACGTGGCGGCCATCGGCAGCGGCGGCCCCTATGCCCTTTCCGCAGCCCGCGCCCTGCTGCGCCACAGCAGCCTGCCTGCCCGGGAACTGGCCCTGGAATCCATGAAGATCGCTTCGGAGATCTGCGTCTACACCAACGACCATTTCGTGGTCGAGACCCTGTAG
- the cysS gene encoding cysteine--tRNA ligase — MQLYNTLTRKKEEFVPVRPGKVNMYVCGITAYDYCHIGHARSALVFDVLVRHLRALGLDVTFVRNFTDVDDKIIRRANEEKRDWREVGQTYIDAFHEDMDRLNVVRADHEPRATEYIQQMQDLCSELIAQGKAYAVPSGDVYFRVRAYPPYGKLSGRSLDELQAGARVAPGEEKQDPLDFALWKAAKPGEPFWESPWGKGRPGWHIECSAMSKEYLPLDIHGGGQDLIFPHHENEIAQTEAACNCQLARFWVHNGFVQVNAEKMSKSLGNFKTIRDILGSYLPETLRFFLLGKHYRSPIDFTADIMDESEKALQRIYECQLEAGKALERAKWKKVDLPADILKEWDDHGQGFSAALDDDVNTAQALGHIFSQVRLVNRVLEDKALRAGEGARRLLEEFFERRSDWSAQLGLFGQDPATFLLALRDQRAARLNIDVPRVQALLDERAAARAAKDFARSDELRAALAELGVAVRDTVEGQVWDIA, encoded by the coding sequence ATGCAGCTCTACAATACCCTTACCCGCAAAAAGGAAGAATTCGTCCCCGTCCGGCCCGGAAAAGTCAACATGTATGTCTGCGGCATCACCGCCTATGACTACTGCCACATCGGCCATGCCCGTTCCGCCCTGGTCTTCGACGTGCTGGTGCGCCACCTGCGCGCCCTGGGACTGGATGTGACCTTTGTCCGCAACTTTACCGACGTGGACGACAAGATCATCCGCCGCGCCAATGAGGAAAAACGTGACTGGCGCGAAGTGGGCCAGACCTATATCGACGCCTTCCATGAAGACATGGACCGCCTGAATGTGGTGCGTGCCGATCACGAGCCCCGCGCCACAGAATACATCCAGCAGATGCAGGATCTCTGTTCCGAGCTCATTGCCCAGGGCAAGGCCTATGCCGTGCCGTCCGGCGACGTGTACTTCCGTGTGCGGGCCTATCCGCCCTACGGCAAGCTCTCCGGCCGCAGCCTGGACGAATTGCAGGCCGGTGCCCGCGTGGCCCCCGGTGAAGAAAAGCAGGACCCGCTGGACTTTGCCCTGTGGAAGGCGGCCAAGCCCGGCGAACCCTTCTGGGAAAGTCCCTGGGGCAAGGGCCGTCCCGGCTGGCATATCGAATGCTCGGCCATGAGCAAGGAATATCTGCCGCTGGATATCCACGGCGGCGGCCAGGACCTCATCTTCCCCCATCACGAGAACGAGATCGCCCAGACCGAAGCGGCCTGCAACTGCCAGTTGGCCCGCTTCTGGGTGCATAACGGCTTCGTGCAGGTCAATGCCGAGAAGATGTCCAAATCACTGGGCAACTTCAAGACCATCCGCGATATCCTGGGCAGCTACCTGCCCGAGACCCTGCGCTTTTTCCTGCTGGGCAAGCATTACCGCAGCCCCATCGACTTCACCGCCGACATCATGGACGAGTCCGAAAAGGCCCTGCAGCGCATCTACGAATGCCAGCTGGAGGCCGGGAAGGCTCTGGAACGGGCCAAGTGGAAAAAAGTCGACCTGCCCGCGGACATCCTCAAAGAATGGGACGATCACGGCCAGGGCTTCAGCGCTGCCCTGGACGACGATGTGAACACGGCCCAGGCCCTGGGGCACATCTTCTCCCAGGTACGTCTGGTCAACCGCGTGCTGGAAGACAAGGCCCTGCGCGCGGGCGAAGGTGCCCGCCGGCTGCTGGAAGAGTTCTTTGAGCGCCGCAGCGACTGGTCGGCCCAGCTGGGCCTGTTCGGACAGGACCCCGCCACCTTCCTGCTGGCCCTGCGAGACCAGCGGGCGGCCCGCCTGAACATCGACGTGCCGCGCGTGCAGGCTTTGCTGGACGAGCGTGCCGCGGCCCGTGCGGCCAAGGACTTTGCCCGCTCCGACGAATTGCGCGCCGCGCTTGCCGAACTGGGTGTGGCCGTGCGTGATACCGTGGAAGGGCAGGTCTGGGACATAGCCTAG
- a CDS encoding TlpA family protein disulfide reductase, translating into MKRFVLPLLLLALLLPCLAQAQDFKTVELKDLTAIVAQNKGKVVMLNFFATWCPPCREEIPFLVSLASRYEGKAVIVGLSVDEDAGALPAFLKRLKVNYPVYRASEDVIRAFNVRTIPHNVFYGKNGRLALMGSGMVSNKELTEIFDSLGEQK; encoded by the coding sequence ATGAAGCGATTCGTTTTGCCCCTGCTGCTTCTGGCGCTGCTCCTGCCCTGCCTTGCGCAGGCTCAGGACTTCAAGACCGTGGAGCTCAAGGACCTGACCGCCATAGTGGCCCAGAACAAGGGCAAGGTCGTCATGCTCAATTTCTTCGCCACCTGGTGCCCCCCCTGCCGGGAAGAGATCCCGTTCCTTGTCAGTCTGGCGTCCCGGTACGAAGGGAAAGCCGTCATCGTGGGGCTTTCGGTGGACGAAGACGCGGGCGCGCTCCCGGCCTTCCTCAAGCGGCTGAAGGTCAATTACCCTGTTTACAGGGCCAGCGAGGATGTGATCCGTGCTTTCAACGTGCGCACCATCCCGCACAACGTTTTCTACGGCAAAAATGGTCGGCTGGCCCTGATGGGGTCGGGCATGGTCTCGAACAAGGAACTGACGGAAATATTCGATTCTCTCGGAGAGCAAAAGTAA
- a CDS encoding sigma-70 family RNA polymerase sigma factor codes for MKKSNKNVPDPSSSAPVADVEVLDAADEDSSLDPLEELDEDSLDQGEILDVGEDGPMLLTEGSHDESSLPAPSMPRLPSTGGRDSLQLYLREVSRFPMLKPEEEHELAVRVRDHNDPDAAFRLVSSHLRLVVRIAMDFQRRWMQNVLDLVQEGNVGLMRAVNKFDPDKGIKFSYYASFWIKAYILKFIMDNWRMVKIGTTQVQRKLFYNLNRERQKLVAQGFDPDAAMLSERLGVSEEQITEMDQRLAANDLSLNAQVGEEAGGATRMDFLPALGPGIEDSLGDSEVAELLREKLKTILPKLNEKELYILQNRLLTDDPVTLREIGERYNVTRERVRQLEARLLEKIRQHLALDIKDFSDAWIQ; via the coding sequence ATGAAAAAAAGCAACAAAAATGTCCCTGACCCCTCTTCTTCCGCGCCCGTGGCGGACGTGGAAGTCCTGGATGCCGCCGACGAAGACAGCTCTCTGGACCCCCTGGAAGAGCTCGACGAGGACAGCCTCGACCAGGGTGAGATTCTGGATGTGGGCGAAGACGGCCCCATGCTGCTCACGGAAGGCAGCCATGACGAATCCAGCCTCCCTGCGCCGTCCATGCCCCGCCTGCCGTCTACCGGCGGCCGGGACAGTCTGCAGCTTTATCTGCGCGAGGTGAGCCGTTTCCCCATGCTCAAGCCCGAGGAAGAGCACGAGCTGGCCGTGCGGGTACGCGATCACAATGACCCCGACGCCGCCTTCCGGCTGGTGTCGTCACATCTGCGCCTTGTGGTACGCATCGCCATGGATTTCCAGCGCCGCTGGATGCAGAACGTCCTCGACCTTGTCCAGGAAGGCAATGTGGGCCTTATGCGGGCCGTCAACAAGTTCGACCCCGACAAGGGCATCAAGTTCTCCTACTATGCCTCGTTCTGGATCAAGGCCTATATCCTCAAGTTCATCATGGACAACTGGCGCATGGTCAAGATCGGCACCACCCAGGTGCAGCGCAAGCTGTTCTACAATCTCAACCGCGAGCGGCAAAAGCTGGTGGCCCAGGGCTTCGACCCCGATGCTGCCATGCTCTCCGAGCGTCTGGGCGTCAGCGAGGAACAGATCACCGAGATGGATCAGCGCCTTGCCGCCAATGACCTTTCCCTCAATGCGCAGGTAGGTGAAGAGGCCGGCGGTGCCACCCGCATGGATTTCCTGCCGGCCCTGGGACCGGGCATCGAAGACAGCCTGGGGGATTCCGAAGTGGCGGAACTGCTGCGCGAAAAGCTCAAGACCATCCTGCCCAAGCTCAACGAAAAGGAACTCTACATCCTGCAGAACCGCCTGCTGACAGACGACCCCGTCACCTTGCGCGAGATCGGTGAACGATATAACGTGACCCGCGAGCGTGTACGCCAGCTGGAAGCCCGTCTTCTGGAGAAGATCCGCCAGCACCTGGCCCTGGACATCAAGGACTTTTCCGACGCCTGGATTCAGTGA